Proteins from one Telopea speciosissima isolate NSW1024214 ecotype Mountain lineage chromosome 1, Tspe_v1, whole genome shotgun sequence genomic window:
- the LOC122649475 gene encoding uncharacterized protein LOC122649475, whose product MVSTRENKRARSEEQSHFVREARPSSDTGPTIETSATSGSMREVPPPRTHEVPSAPVIPPAQVPPPPPIMTAGEISAIMATMMQSMQQQQQVQLQIQQQQQELMTSMNTQLMAATKQRAAQQPNLPPNFPPLVPQVTLENSTAKVMEKFKRLHPPSFSKVESDSLQPERWISALEKAFEVLECTNAQKLICAGYQLQNEATAWWKSARPNLEATHPDPTWDQFKEVFFKNYFPESLRDRKEAEFSVLTKGSKIVLEYQQQFEDLLHFAPDHLRNEASKTKKFEKGLKPEIGAMLSIMEIETYARMVGKAKTVEDRLKDKSTASQGSSKGLVISRITIGLTRLSRNLAAPVYCSTDGQKQAKICNHTIRPITSQISMFIRLLVKLQHLSRLRGRR is encoded by the coding sequence ATGGTTAGTACAAGGGAAAACAAGAGAGCTCGTAGCGAGGAACAATCTCATTTCGTACGAGAAGCGAGACCATCAAGTGATACGGGCCCGACCATTGAAACATCTGCTACCTCTGGGAGCATGCGTGAAGTCCCTCCTCCCCGAACTCACGAGGTTCCTTCAGCACCTGTGATCCCTCCAGCTCAAGTACCCCCACCTCCACCAATTATGACCGCCGGAGAGATCTCTGCAATAATGGCTACTATGATGCAGTCcatgcaacaacagcagcaagttCAACTGCaaattcaacaacaacaacaagagctgATGACCAGCATGAACACACAACTCATGGCTGCCACGAAGCAGAGAGCTGCGCAACAACCTAACCTCCCTCCAAACTTTCCTCCTCTTGTGCCCCAGGTTACACTAGAAAACTCCACTGCTAAAGTGATGGAGAAGTTTAAGAGACTCCACCCTCCATCTTTCTCTAAGGTTGAATCTGATTCACTACAGCCTGAGAggtggattagtgccttggAGAAGGCTTTTGAAGTGCTAGAATGTACCAACGCTCAGAAACTGATATGCGCTGGGTaccagttgcaaaatgaagccaCGGCATGGTGGAAATCAGCTCGGCCAAATCTCGAGGCAACTCATCCTGACCCAACATGGGACCAATTTAAAGAAGTGTTCTTTAAGAATTACTTCCCTGAAAGCCTCagagatagaaaggaagcagagtTCTCTGTCCTTACAAAAGGATCAAAGATAGTACTAGAATACCAACAACAGTTTGAAGATCTGCTCCATTTTGCACCAGATCACTTGAGGAATGAGGCAAGCAAGaccaagaagtttgagaaaggacttaaACCTGAAATAGGGGCTATGTTGTCAATTATGGAGATTGAAACCTATGCTCGGATGGTTGGTAAGGCAAAGACTGTTGAAGACAGACTGAAGGATAAGTCGACTGCATCGCAAGGATCATCTAAAGGCCTAGTAATTTCCAGAATTACAATTGGCCTAACAAGACTTTCAAGAAACCTGGCGGCCCCAGTCTACTGTAGTACCGACGGCCAGAAGCAGGCCAAAATTTGCAACCATACCATTCGGCCTATAACCAGTCAAATCAGTATGTTCATCCGGCTTCTGGTCAAACTACAACATCTGTCCAGACTCCGTGGTCGACGGTAA
- the LOC122649482 gene encoding uncharacterized protein LOC122649482: MKDFDVILGMDWLSAHGATVMCVERKIVFKLKEGDEFTYKSEPVRKPKKVTISALQAKKLLDEGCQGYLATIMDIKAKVKPLEELDVVQEFPDVFPEDLTQLPTEREMEFAIDLIPGAASVSKAPYRMAPIELKELQI; the protein is encoded by the coding sequence atgaaggattttgatgtaatcCTAGGAATGGACTGGTTGTCTGCTCACGGAGCAACTGTCATGTGTGTGGAAAGGAAGATCGTGTTTAAGCTTAAGGAAGGAGATGAATTTACCTACAAAAGTGAACCTGTGAGGAAGCCCAAGAAGGTGACGATATCCGCACTCCAAGCGAAGAAGTTACTGGATGAAGGGTGCCAAGGATATCTGGCTACAATTATGGATATAAAAGCAAAGGTAAAACCATTGGAGGAGTTAGATGTAGTTCAGGAATTTCCTGATGTGTTTCCCGAAGACCTAACTCAACTGCCAACAGAGAGAGAAATGGAATTTGCAATAGATCTGATTCCTGGGGCAGCCTCGGTGTCTAAAGCACCGTATCGTATGGCGCCTATAGAGCTGAAGGAGTTACAAATTTAG
- the LOC122649489 gene encoding uncharacterized protein LOC122649489 — protein sequence MAKAYSLLFQEERQRSLQGSRSIPLDQVALAAQPSSSRNDSKGHACMKDHCNYCNMEGHSDSRCLKQHGYPPNWMPRNSDTAKTKSCNNSSSSNGAAAACYPAAHATQSGDLAANHSLFVLQQQSASIFILVYVNDIIIIGSDDTLLQDIKTRICSQFQTKDIGPLKYFLGIEVTRSQKGLYLCQRKYTLDILSDSGLIGT from the exons ATGGCCAAAGCTTATTCCCTGTTGTTTCAAGAAGAAAGACAGCGATCCTTACAAGGATCCCGTTCTATTCCCCTTGATCAGGTTGCGTTGGCTGCTCAGCCTTCGTCTTCCCGAAACGATTCCAAAGGCCATGCTTGCATGAAAGATCATTGCAACTATTGCAACATGGAAGGGCATTCAGACTCCAGGTGCTTGAAGCAACATGGTTATCCACCCAATTGGATGCCTCGTAACAGCGACACTGCCAAGACCAAGTCTTGCAACAATTCTAGTTCTTCCAATGGTGCTGCTGCTGCCTGTTACCCTGCTGCCCATGCCACACAGTCCGGCGACCTTGCT GCCAATCATTCTCTGTTTGTCCTTCAACAACAATCGGCTTCCATCTTCATTCTTGTGTACGTCAATGACATCATCATCATTGGTTCAGATGACACCTTACTCCAGGATATCAAGACTCGCATTTGTTCTCAGTTCCAGACTAAAGATATTGGCCCcctgaaatattttcttggcataGAGGTTACTCGTTCCCAAAAGGGCCTTTACCTTTGCCAACGGAAATACACTCTTGATATACTCAGTGATAGTGGACTCATTGGCACTTGA